A single window of Phyllostomus discolor isolate MPI-MPIP mPhyDis1 chromosome 13, mPhyDis1.pri.v3, whole genome shotgun sequence DNA harbors:
- the CMKLR1 gene encoding chemokine-like receptor 1 isoform X2: MRMGDMDYNRSLLSDEDYLEYPDVMVVEDSHPPESRAITVFLVVIYSLVCFLGILGNGLVIFIATFKMKKTVNTVWFLNLAIADFLFNVFLPIHIAYAAMDYHWVFGTAMCKISNFLLIHNMYASVFLLTVISFDRCISVLLPVWSQNHRSLRLAYVACVVIWVLAFFLSSPSLVFRDTASVHGKISCFNNFSLSAASSSPWPAHPRLDSVGSRRYMVVTITRFLCGFLIPVLVITACYFTIVCKLRRNRLARTKKPFKIIVTIIITFFLCWCPYHTLYLLELYHTAVPGAVFSLGVPLATAVAMANSCMNPILYVFMGQDFKKFKVALFSRLVNALSEDTGHSSFPNHRSFTRMSSLNDRSSMNEKETNMI, from the exons ATG AGAATGGGGGACATGGATTATAACAGATCCCTCCTCTCCGATGAAGACTACCTGGAATATCCTGATGTCATGGTTGTGGAGGACTCTCACCCCCCAGAGAGCAGGGCGATCACAGTCTTCCTGGTGGTGATCTACAGCCTCGTCTGTTTCCTCGGGATCCTGGGCAACGGCTTGGTGATCTTCATCGCCACCTTCAAGATGAAGAAGACGGTGAACACCGTCTGGTTCCTCAACCTGGCCATCGCGGACTTCCTGTTCAATGTCTTCCTCCCGATCCACATCGCCTACGCCGCCATGGACTACCACTGGGTTTTCGGGACGGCCATGTGCAAGATCAGCAACTTCCTGCTCATCCACAACATGTATGCCAGCGTCTTCCTGCTGACGGTCATCAGCTTCGACCGCTGCATCTCTGTGCTCCTCCCGGTCTGGTCCCAGAACCACCGCAGCCTCCGGCTGGCCTACGTGGCCTGCGTGGTCATCTGGGTCCTGGCTTTCTTCTTGAGTTCCCCCTCCCTCGTGTTCCGGGACACGGCCAGCGTGCACGGGAAGATATCCTGCTTCAACAACTTCAGCCTGTCCGCGGCCAGCTCTTCCCCGTGGCCCGCTCACCCGCGCCTGGACTCTGTGGGGTCCCGCCGGTACATGGTGGTGACCATCACGCGTTTCCTCTGTGGCTTTCTGATCCCGGTCCTCGTCATCACGGCCTGCTACTTCACCATCGTCTGCAAGCTGCGGCGCAACCGCCTGGCCAGGACCAAGAAGCCCTTCAAAATCATTGTgaccatcatcatcaccttctTCCTCTGCTGGTGCCCCTACCACACCCTCTACCTCCTGGAGCTCTACCACACCGCCGTGCCCGGCGCCGTCTTCAGCCTGGGCGTGCCCCTGGCCACTGCCGTCGCCATGGCCAACAGCTGCATGAACCCCATTCTCTATGTCTTCATGGGTCAGGACTTCAAGAAGTTCAAGGTGGCTCTCTTCTCCCGCCTGGTCAATGCCCTGAGTGAGGACACGGGTCACTCTTCCTTCCCCAACCACAGGAGCTTTACCAGGATGTCCTCGCTAAACGACAGGTCCTCAATGAACGAGAAGGAGACCAACATGATCTAG
- the CMKLR1 gene encoding chemokine-like receptor 1 isoform X1: protein MGDMDYNRSLLSDEDYLEYPDVMVVEDSHPPESRAITVFLVVIYSLVCFLGILGNGLVIFIATFKMKKTVNTVWFLNLAIADFLFNVFLPIHIAYAAMDYHWVFGTAMCKISNFLLIHNMYASVFLLTVISFDRCISVLLPVWSQNHRSLRLAYVACVVIWVLAFFLSSPSLVFRDTASVHGKISCFNNFSLSAASSSPWPAHPRLDSVGSRRYMVVTITRFLCGFLIPVLVITACYFTIVCKLRRNRLARTKKPFKIIVTIIITFFLCWCPYHTLYLLELYHTAVPGAVFSLGVPLATAVAMANSCMNPILYVFMGQDFKKFKVALFSRLVNALSEDTGHSSFPNHRSFTRMSSLNDRSSMNEKETNMI from the coding sequence ATGGGGGACATGGATTATAACAGATCCCTCCTCTCCGATGAAGACTACCTGGAATATCCTGATGTCATGGTTGTGGAGGACTCTCACCCCCCAGAGAGCAGGGCGATCACAGTCTTCCTGGTGGTGATCTACAGCCTCGTCTGTTTCCTCGGGATCCTGGGCAACGGCTTGGTGATCTTCATCGCCACCTTCAAGATGAAGAAGACGGTGAACACCGTCTGGTTCCTCAACCTGGCCATCGCGGACTTCCTGTTCAATGTCTTCCTCCCGATCCACATCGCCTACGCCGCCATGGACTACCACTGGGTTTTCGGGACGGCCATGTGCAAGATCAGCAACTTCCTGCTCATCCACAACATGTATGCCAGCGTCTTCCTGCTGACGGTCATCAGCTTCGACCGCTGCATCTCTGTGCTCCTCCCGGTCTGGTCCCAGAACCACCGCAGCCTCCGGCTGGCCTACGTGGCCTGCGTGGTCATCTGGGTCCTGGCTTTCTTCTTGAGTTCCCCCTCCCTCGTGTTCCGGGACACGGCCAGCGTGCACGGGAAGATATCCTGCTTCAACAACTTCAGCCTGTCCGCGGCCAGCTCTTCCCCGTGGCCCGCTCACCCGCGCCTGGACTCTGTGGGGTCCCGCCGGTACATGGTGGTGACCATCACGCGTTTCCTCTGTGGCTTTCTGATCCCGGTCCTCGTCATCACGGCCTGCTACTTCACCATCGTCTGCAAGCTGCGGCGCAACCGCCTGGCCAGGACCAAGAAGCCCTTCAAAATCATTGTgaccatcatcatcaccttctTCCTCTGCTGGTGCCCCTACCACACCCTCTACCTCCTGGAGCTCTACCACACCGCCGTGCCCGGCGCCGTCTTCAGCCTGGGCGTGCCCCTGGCCACTGCCGTCGCCATGGCCAACAGCTGCATGAACCCCATTCTCTATGTCTTCATGGGTCAGGACTTCAAGAAGTTCAAGGTGGCTCTCTTCTCCCGCCTGGTCAATGCCCTGAGTGAGGACACGGGTCACTCTTCCTTCCCCAACCACAGGAGCTTTACCAGGATGTCCTCGCTAAACGACAGGTCCTCAATGAACGAGAAGGAGACCAACATGATCTAG